A region from the Amycolatopsis camponoti genome encodes:
- a CDS encoding YqeB family protein, translated as METTVDEPSWLRTASWVGCPLAGGALGVGVWAIAAWVSGLDAFPFQGVFKVLTKLPQPWATLAAVAGGLVLGLVFAVVWAVERLVVTVSPTRVTLVRGDKTRRIEADLEAVYLDGKELVLRTTDGREIVREKTDLRNHELAPAFAEHGYPWRDEPPVER; from the coding sequence ATGGAGACGACCGTCGACGAGCCGTCGTGGCTGCGCACCGCGTCCTGGGTCGGCTGCCCGCTGGCCGGCGGCGCGCTCGGGGTCGGCGTGTGGGCCATCGCCGCGTGGGTCAGCGGCCTCGACGCCTTCCCGTTCCAGGGCGTGTTCAAGGTGCTCACGAAGCTGCCGCAGCCGTGGGCGACGCTCGCCGCGGTCGCCGGCGGGCTGGTGCTCGGCCTGGTCTTCGCCGTGGTCTGGGCGGTCGAGCGCCTGGTCGTCACGGTGTCGCCGACCCGCGTCACGCTGGTGCGCGGCGACAAGACCCGACGCATCGAGGCCGACCTCGAAGCCGTCTACCTCGACGGCAAGGAGCTCGTCCTGCGCACGACCGACGGCCGGGAGATCGTCCGCGAGAAGACCGACCTGCGCAACCACGAGCTGGCGCCCGCCTTCGCCGAGCACGGCTACCCCTGGCGCGACGAGCCGCCGGTCGAGCGATGA
- a CDS encoding dynamin family protein, translated as MSVANLCHRLQSQVSARTAAGFAEVLRRLGAPLQVAVAGRIKSGKSTLVNALIGRRVAPTDIGECTRLVTRFQYGTVDRVEIVFTDGRKQVLPFAADGMIPAELGVDIEQVSHIEAYLTNAVLQGMTVIDTPGLGSLDAASVSRTEQLLGAAKHAKDDEGSDELDDTSRNAVAGAEAVLYVVTQGVRADDQQALAAFTAATASREAGPVNAIAVLNKADTIAPESVEGADGDIWKAATILSEKQASTLKPRVADVLPVIGLIAESAESGGFTSADAEALRQLADLDDDVLQTMLISADIFTSWECDVPSGTRLRLLEKLDLFGVSHAVEAIRKEPEITAGALRRSLLDASGLEAVRQRLSIVFAARADGIKAAAALASVTALAHASGDPGERQRVHDAIEVLLAKPEAHQLRLLEALTLVASGAVDMPEDLSEEVLRVGSNADIGAQLGKPGAPRPELAAHALERAGWWRSFASFGATPAQSRVAHVVHRAYFLMWQQVREA; from the coding sequence ATGTCGGTGGCCAACCTGTGCCACCGCCTGCAGTCGCAGGTCTCCGCGCGCACCGCGGCCGGCTTCGCCGAAGTGCTTCGCCGGCTCGGCGCGCCGCTGCAGGTGGCCGTGGCCGGGCGGATCAAGTCGGGCAAGTCGACGCTGGTCAACGCGCTGATCGGGCGCCGGGTCGCGCCCACCGACATCGGTGAGTGCACGCGGCTGGTGACCCGGTTCCAGTACGGCACGGTCGACCGCGTCGAGATCGTCTTCACCGACGGCCGCAAGCAGGTGCTCCCCTTCGCCGCCGACGGGATGATCCCGGCCGAGCTGGGCGTCGACATCGAGCAGGTGTCGCACATCGAGGCGTACCTGACCAACGCCGTCCTCCAGGGCATGACGGTGATCGACACCCCCGGCCTCGGTTCGCTCGACGCCGCTTCGGTGTCGCGGACCGAGCAGCTGCTGGGCGCCGCGAAGCACGCCAAGGACGACGAAGGCTCGGACGAGCTGGACGACACCTCGCGCAACGCCGTCGCCGGCGCCGAAGCCGTGCTCTACGTCGTCACCCAGGGCGTCCGCGCGGACGACCAGCAGGCCCTCGCCGCCTTCACCGCGGCCACCGCGAGCCGCGAGGCCGGGCCGGTCAACGCCATCGCCGTGCTGAACAAGGCCGACACCATCGCGCCGGAGTCCGTCGAAGGCGCCGACGGCGACATCTGGAAGGCCGCGACGATCCTCTCGGAGAAGCAGGCGTCGACGTTGAAGCCGCGCGTCGCCGACGTGCTGCCGGTGATCGGGCTGATCGCCGAGTCCGCGGAGTCGGGTGGGTTCACCTCCGCCGACGCCGAGGCGCTGCGGCAGCTCGCCGACCTCGACGACGACGTCCTGCAGACCATGCTGATCTCGGCCGACATCTTCACCAGCTGGGAGTGCGACGTCCCGTCCGGGACCCGGCTGCGGCTGCTGGAGAAGCTCGACCTGTTCGGCGTCTCGCACGCCGTCGAGGCCATCCGCAAGGAACCGGAGATCACGGCGGGCGCGCTGCGGCGCTCGCTGCTCGACGCGTCCGGGCTGGAAGCGGTGCGGCAGCGGCTGTCGATCGTGTTCGCCGCCCGCGCCGACGGCATCAAGGCGGCCGCGGCCCTGGCGTCGGTCACCGCGCTCGCGCACGCTTCCGGCGACCCGGGCGAACGCCAGCGCGTCCACGACGCCATCGAGGTGCTGCTCGCCAAGCCCGAAGCCCACCAGCTGCGGCTGCTCGAAGCGCTGACGCTGGTCGCGTCCGGCGCGGTCGACATGCCGGAGGACCTGTCCGAGGAGGTGCTGCGGGTGGGCAGCAACGCCGACATCGGGGCCCAGCTGGGCAAGCCGGGGGCGCCACGTCCGGAGCTGGCCGCGCACGCCCTCGAACGCGCGGGCTGGTGGCGGTCCTTCGCGTCCTTCGGTGCGACGCCCGCGCAGAGCCGCGTCGCGCACGTCGTGCACCGCGCGTACTTCTTGATGTGGCAGCAGGTCCGGGAAGCCTGA
- a CDS encoding sensor histidine kinase: MRAHPMAGDTVLAVLLGLVDILLFVADQFAELPELPPWFVAVPINIAMVAPLVFRRRSPLWSAYVVLVISIVHATLMLGIGSAAGLAMSIYSVVVYAGRRQGLIFVGAVIVSSAVQLALEPLDDELVIAILFLAFGIALCWTLGEFVGARRAYDVEVEARLHLLETERDQATRIAVAEERGRIARELHDVVAHAVSVMVVQADGASYAIESNPELARRALQTISETGRGALGELRRLLDVLRSDDADGEPRVPQPDAHALAELADRMRTAGVPVELETNELGDLPAGVSLGIYRIVQESLTNTLKHAGRGATASVRVHRTGDLVEVQVSDDGAGRIPQLTPAGSSQRLPGGNGLIGMRERAHVYGGTLDVGPAPGGGWQVRAALPVRLDK; this comes from the coding sequence ATGCGTGCCCACCCCATGGCGGGCGACACGGTGCTGGCCGTCCTGCTCGGCCTGGTCGACATTCTGCTGTTCGTCGCCGACCAGTTCGCCGAGCTGCCGGAGCTGCCGCCCTGGTTCGTGGCGGTGCCGATCAACATCGCGATGGTCGCGCCGCTGGTGTTCCGGCGGCGGTCGCCGCTGTGGTCGGCCTACGTCGTGCTGGTCATCAGCATCGTGCACGCGACGCTGATGCTCGGCATCGGCAGCGCCGCCGGGCTGGCGATGAGCATCTACTCGGTCGTCGTCTACGCCGGGCGCCGGCAGGGGCTGATCTTCGTCGGGGCGGTGATCGTCTCGTCGGCCGTGCAGCTGGCACTGGAGCCGCTCGACGACGAGCTCGTCATCGCGATCCTGTTCCTCGCGTTCGGCATCGCCCTGTGCTGGACGCTCGGCGAGTTCGTCGGCGCCCGGCGCGCCTACGACGTGGAAGTGGAGGCCCGGTTGCACCTGCTCGAAACCGAACGGGACCAGGCCACCCGGATCGCGGTGGCCGAGGAGCGCGGGCGGATCGCGCGCGAGCTGCACGACGTCGTCGCGCACGCGGTGAGCGTCATGGTGGTGCAGGCCGACGGCGCGTCGTACGCGATCGAGAGCAACCCCGAGCTCGCGCGACGGGCCCTGCAAACGATTTCCGAGACCGGCCGCGGCGCGCTCGGCGAGCTGCGGCGCCTGCTCGACGTCCTCCGCAGCGACGACGCCGACGGCGAGCCGCGCGTCCCGCAGCCGGACGCGCACGCCCTCGCCGAGCTGGCCGACCGGATGCGCACCGCCGGGGTGCCGGTGGAGCTGGAGACGAACGAGCTCGGCGACCTGCCCGCCGGCGTCTCGCTGGGGATCTACCGGATCGTCCAGGAGTCGCTGACCAACACGCTCAAGCACGCCGGCCGCGGCGCGACCGCGTCGGTGCGGGTGCACCGCACCGGCGACCTGGTGGAGGTCCAGGTGTCCGACGACGGCGCGGGCCGCATCCCGCAGCTGACGCCGGCCGGCTCTTCGCAACGGCTGCCGGGCGGCAACGGCTTGATCGGCATGCGCGAACGCGCGCACGTGTACGGCGGGACATTGGACGTGGGCCCGGCTCCGGGCGGTGGGTGGCAGGTCCGTGCGGCCCTGCCGGTTAGGTTGGACAAGTGA
- a CDS encoding response regulator, with protein MIRVVVVDDQELMRVGFRMVLGAQADIDVVGEAGDGAQAIRMAEELRPDVVLMDVRMPVLDGVEATKRIVAAGTARVLVMTTFDLDEYVYSALQGGASGFLLKDTQPGHLVSALRAVASGDAVVSPSVTRRLLDRFVGTGGAPMRDTAELDVLTDREREVLVLIAKGMSNLEIAETLFLSEATVKTHVGRILAKLELRDRVQAVVLAYETGLARPGLA; from the coding sequence GTGATCCGTGTCGTGGTCGTCGACGACCAGGAACTGATGCGCGTCGGGTTCCGGATGGTGCTGGGCGCGCAGGCCGACATCGACGTGGTCGGCGAGGCCGGCGACGGCGCGCAGGCCATCCGGATGGCCGAGGAGCTGCGCCCCGACGTCGTGCTGATGGACGTCCGCATGCCGGTGCTCGACGGCGTCGAGGCGACCAAGCGCATCGTCGCCGCCGGCACCGCGCGCGTGCTGGTGATGACGACGTTCGACCTCGACGAGTACGTCTATTCGGCGCTGCAGGGCGGGGCGAGCGGGTTCCTGCTCAAGGACACCCAGCCCGGCCACCTGGTGTCGGCCCTGCGAGCGGTCGCTTCGGGCGACGCGGTGGTGTCGCCCTCGGTGACCCGCCGTCTCCTCGACCGCTTCGTCGGCACCGGCGGCGCGCCGATGCGGGACACCGCCGAGCTGGACGTGCTCACCGACCGCGAGCGCGAGGTGCTCGTGCTGATCGCCAAGGGCATGTCGAACCTGGAGATCGCCGAGACGCTGTTCCTGTCGGAGGCGACGGTGAAGACGCACGTCGGGCGGATCCTGGCGAAGCTGGAGCTGCGGGACCGGGTGCAGGCCGTGGTCCTGGCCTACGAAACCGGTCTCGCGCGCCCCGGCTTGGCTTGA
- a CDS encoding SDR family NAD(P)-dependent oxidoreductase, whose amino-acid sequence MSLQGKVAVVTGATRGCGRAIAVELGRAGATVYVTGRTTRETASPLKRPETIEETGELVEAAGGEAVVVRCDFTSVSDVDALKARIESEVDGIDILVDDVWGGDMYFHFDAPFWETPLEDALNLTHNALDTHLIALHKLLPLVVARRGLVLEVTDGDNDDYVGAGLPYYLAKCGIRALGRALGVELKKNDCVGLAVTPGFLRSESMLDHFEVTEDDWRDAVGKLAPVDFKISETPYLLARGVAALAQDPDVARFAGQTLASWTLMKEYGYTDVDGDRPDFGRWLTEVRNAGKDPLTTPPDDFR is encoded by the coding sequence ATGAGCTTGCAGGGCAAGGTAGCCGTGGTCACGGGGGCGACCCGGGGCTGCGGACGCGCGATCGCTGTGGAGCTGGGCCGCGCGGGCGCGACGGTGTACGTCACCGGCCGCACGACGCGCGAAACGGCGTCACCGCTGAAGCGCCCGGAGACGATCGAAGAGACGGGCGAACTCGTCGAGGCAGCGGGTGGCGAGGCCGTGGTCGTCCGCTGCGACTTCACGTCGGTGTCCGATGTGGACGCCCTGAAGGCGCGCATCGAGTCCGAAGTGGACGGAATCGACATCCTGGTCGATGACGTCTGGGGCGGCGACATGTACTTCCACTTCGACGCGCCGTTCTGGGAGACGCCGCTGGAAGACGCGCTGAACCTGACGCACAACGCGCTCGACACGCACCTCATCGCGTTGCACAAGCTGCTGCCGCTGGTGGTCGCGCGTCGCGGCCTGGTGCTCGAGGTGACCGACGGCGACAACGACGACTACGTCGGCGCGGGTCTCCCCTACTACCTGGCCAAGTGCGGCATCCGCGCGCTCGGCCGGGCGCTGGGCGTGGAGCTGAAGAAGAACGACTGCGTCGGCCTCGCGGTGACGCCGGGCTTCCTGCGTTCGGAGTCGATGCTCGACCACTTCGAGGTGACCGAGGACGACTGGCGCGACGCCGTCGGCAAGCTCGCGCCGGTGGACTTCAAGATCTCCGAGACGCCGTACCTGCTCGCGCGCGGTGTCGCGGCGCTGGCGCAGGACCCGGACGTCGCGCGCTTCGCCGGGCAGACGCTGGCGTCGTGGACGCTGATGAAGGAGTACGGCTACACCGACGTCGACGGCGACCGCCCGGACTTCGGCCGCTGGCTCACCGAAGTCCGCAACGCGGGCAAGGACCCGCTGACGACCCCACCGGACGACTTCCGCTGA
- a CDS encoding TetR/AcrR family transcriptional regulator codes for MARPRSITDERLLSAAETVIGRCGPGFTLAQVASEAGVSVGTVAQRFGSKSGLLQAVSRRNTQRAVELMRERAERADDPVDGLRAAAVSVYEVLGDAEEAANHLGQLGVDIGDPVLRSLLGEHFTAVEEELRRLVRAAASSLPHAPSVPRAARVVLDVINGVSIDWSIRPHGRLADRLAEDVDAVLSAWRGREDS; via the coding sequence GTGGCCCGGCCGAGGAGCATCACCGACGAGCGCTTGCTGAGTGCGGCGGAGACCGTGATCGGCCGCTGCGGCCCCGGTTTCACGCTCGCGCAGGTCGCTTCGGAGGCGGGGGTTTCGGTCGGCACGGTCGCGCAGCGGTTCGGCTCGAAGAGCGGCCTGCTGCAGGCGGTCAGCCGGCGCAACACCCAGCGGGCGGTCGAGCTGATGCGCGAGCGCGCCGAGCGGGCGGACGACCCGGTCGACGGCCTGCGCGCCGCCGCGGTGTCGGTCTACGAGGTGCTGGGTGACGCCGAAGAAGCGGCGAACCACCTGGGCCAGCTCGGCGTGGACATCGGCGACCCGGTGCTGCGGTCGCTGCTGGGCGAGCACTTCACGGCGGTCGAAGAAGAACTGCGACGGCTCGTGCGGGCGGCGGCCTCGTCGTTGCCGCACGCGCCGAGCGTGCCGCGCGCGGCACGGGTCGTGCTGGACGTGATCAACGGGGTGTCGATCGACTGGTCGATCCGGCCGCACGGGCGGCTGGCCGACCGGCTGGCGGAGGACGTCGACGCGGTGCTGTCCGCGTGGCGGGGACGGGAGGATTCATGA